One genomic segment of Hymenobacter psoromatis includes these proteins:
- a CDS encoding M48 family metallopeptidase: MLLTAGCTTVPITGRRQLSLVSDSEMNTLAITQYKQTLGQAKLSTNATEIAEVRRVGQRISQAVELYFKQQGQSAQLDGYQWEFNLIDDPKTANAWCMPGGKVAVYSGILPLCKDENGLAVVMAHEISHAVAKHGAERMSDQLVAQYGGTALSTALSQNPSATTNLFQQAVGVGTQVGLLKFSRRQESEADHLGLIFMAMAGYNPEGAVPFWQRMEAQNQSTTPEFLSDHPADATRVADIKAQMPEALKYYKPR, encoded by the coding sequence TTGCTTCTCACTGCCGGCTGCACTACCGTGCCCATCACGGGCCGCCGCCAGCTCAGCCTGGTTTCGGATAGCGAGATGAACACGCTGGCCATCACGCAGTATAAGCAGACGCTCGGCCAGGCTAAGCTCTCGACCAACGCCACCGAGATAGCCGAAGTGCGGCGCGTGGGCCAGCGCATCTCGCAGGCCGTGGAGCTGTATTTCAAGCAGCAGGGCCAGTCGGCGCAGCTCGATGGCTACCAGTGGGAGTTTAACCTCATCGACGACCCCAAAACGGCGAATGCCTGGTGCATGCCCGGTGGCAAGGTGGCGGTGTACTCGGGTATTTTGCCGCTTTGCAAGGATGAAAATGGCCTGGCCGTGGTGATGGCGCACGAGATTTCGCACGCCGTGGCCAAGCACGGAGCCGAGCGCATGAGCGACCAGCTAGTGGCGCAGTACGGCGGCACGGCCTTGTCAACGGCCCTGTCGCAGAATCCGTCCGCCACCACGAACCTGTTTCAGCAGGCCGTGGGCGTGGGCACGCAGGTAGGGCTACTCAAGTTCAGCCGCCGCCAGGAGAGCGAGGCCGACCACCTGGGCCTGATTTTTATGGCAATGGCCGGCTACAACCCTGAGGGCGCGGTGCCGTTCTGGCAGCGCATGGAAGCCCAGAACCAGAGCACTACCCCCGAATTTCTCTCCGACCACCCCGCCGATGCCACCCGCGTAGCCGATATCAAAGCCCAGATGCCGGAAGCGCTGAAGTATTACAAGCCGCGTTAA
- the dnaB gene encoding replicative DNA helicase gives MNDRMDDRLKQSAARAAAAFQGGRGQRPPVPMSPTGKLPPQRLEMEAAVLGALMLEKDALTTVVDILKAHSFYKDGHQRIYKAISNLFDKSEPIDQLTVVQELREMGELEAAGGVGYVAGLTMHINSAANIEAHARVILEAAIKRELIRTATDILRDAYEETTDVFELLDATEKNIFQVSEDNMRKGVDSMQDLMVKAIKELEEKKHQKDGLTGVPTGFSALDRVTSGWQPSDLVIIAARPGMGKCLALGTKVVMFDGTLRNVEDVRQGDLLMGDDSMPRRVLSLARGRENMYWVRQNKGDDYRVNESHILSLKRSRNEGPHRHGDVLNIEVRDWLTKGPKFQSNYKGYKVAVEFAEKAVPLDPYFLGVWLGDGTSANCRSTGQDTEIIDYLHEYASELGMQVSTGIVADRCNSYGITRGRQGGSLAEYSVQDELRQLGVLGNKHIPQQYLVNSTEYRLRLLAGLIDSDGHLDPVSNGYEITQKNRELAHQIKFLCNSLGFRTSLTKKQAVISKIGYESEVYRVRIYGDINRVPVRVGRKKANPWASAVDWRMTGISVEFDQEDDYYGFEIDGNHLFLLADCTVTHNTAFVVSAMRNAAVDFKKAVAIFSLEMSSLQLVNRLISAEAELDSEKIKKGNLADYEWAQLNHKISALSSAPIFIDDTPALSIRELRAKCRRLKSQHDIQLIIIDYLQLMSGGEAGRPGGNREQEIASISRALKGIAKELNIPVIALSQLSRSVETRGGDKKPQLSDLRESGSIEQDADMVIFLYRPEYYKITEDEMGNPTQGMGEVIIAKHRNGSLETVQLKFIGRFTKFADLDGFDGGSDAGGFGGYAPSALPPSSFDAEAGGGAAPNTIRLGSRMNDAPAPVPFPKGNSFGEDPPF, from the coding sequence ATGAACGACCGCATGGACGACCGCCTCAAGCAATCCGCGGCCCGCGCCGCCGCCGCCTTCCAGGGCGGCCGCGGTCAGCGGCCGCCCGTGCCGATGTCGCCCACCGGCAAGCTGCCGCCCCAGCGCCTCGAAATGGAAGCTGCCGTGCTCGGTGCCCTCATGCTGGAAAAGGACGCCCTCACGACGGTAGTCGATATTCTGAAAGCGCACAGCTTTTACAAAGACGGTCACCAGCGCATCTATAAGGCCATCAGTAACTTATTTGATAAGTCGGAGCCCATCGACCAGCTTACCGTGGTGCAGGAGCTGCGCGAGATGGGCGAGCTGGAAGCCGCTGGGGGGGTAGGCTACGTGGCCGGCCTCACGATGCACATTAACTCGGCGGCCAACATTGAGGCCCACGCCCGCGTGATTCTGGAAGCGGCCATTAAGCGCGAATTAATTCGCACTGCCACCGACATTCTGCGCGACGCTTACGAGGAAACCACCGACGTGTTTGAGCTGCTCGACGCCACGGAGAAGAACATCTTCCAGGTGTCGGAGGACAACATGCGCAAGGGCGTCGATTCGATGCAGGATTTGATGGTGAAGGCCATCAAGGAGCTCGAAGAAAAAAAGCACCAGAAGGACGGCCTCACCGGCGTGCCCACCGGCTTCTCGGCGCTGGATAGGGTAACGAGCGGCTGGCAACCCTCTGATTTGGTGATTATTGCGGCTCGCCCTGGCATGGGCAAATGCCTGGCGCTGGGCACCAAAGTAGTGATGTTCGACGGTACGCTGCGCAACGTCGAAGACGTGCGCCAGGGCGACCTGCTGATGGGCGACGACTCGATGCCGCGCCGGGTGCTAAGCCTGGCCCGCGGCCGCGAAAACATGTACTGGGTGCGCCAAAACAAAGGTGACGACTACCGCGTGAACGAGAGCCACATTCTCTCGCTCAAGCGCAGCCGCAACGAAGGCCCGCACCGTCACGGCGACGTGCTCAACATCGAAGTGCGCGACTGGCTGACCAAAGGCCCCAAGTTCCAGTCGAACTACAAAGGCTACAAAGTGGCCGTGGAGTTTGCCGAAAAGGCCGTGCCACTCGACCCGTATTTCCTGGGCGTGTGGCTCGGCGATGGTACCAGCGCCAACTGCCGCAGCACGGGCCAGGACACGGAAATCATTGACTATCTGCACGAATACGCCAGCGAGCTGGGCATGCAGGTGAGCACCGGCATCGTGGCCGACCGCTGCAACAGCTACGGCATCACGCGCGGCCGGCAGGGGGGTAGCCTCGCCGAATACTCGGTGCAGGACGAGCTGCGCCAGCTGGGCGTGTTGGGAAATAAACACATTCCGCAGCAGTATTTGGTCAACTCGACTGAGTACCGCCTGCGCCTGCTAGCCGGCCTCATCGACTCCGATGGCCACCTCGACCCGGTGAGCAATGGCTACGAGATTACCCAGAAAAACAGGGAGTTAGCCCACCAGATTAAGTTCTTGTGCAACTCGCTGGGCTTCCGCACCTCGTTGACTAAGAAGCAAGCCGTTATCAGCAAAATCGGCTACGAAAGTGAAGTGTATCGCGTGCGGATTTACGGTGATATTAATCGGGTTCCGGTGCGCGTTGGGCGTAAAAAAGCCAATCCGTGGGCATCGGCCGTGGACTGGCGCATGACCGGAATTTCGGTGGAGTTTGACCAGGAAGACGACTACTACGGCTTTGAGATTGATGGTAACCACCTCTTTTTGCTGGCCGACTGCACCGTGACGCACAACACGGCGTTTGTGGTGTCGGCTATGCGCAACGCAGCGGTCGATTTTAAGAAGGCGGTTGCCATTTTCTCGCTCGAAATGTCGTCGCTTCAGCTCGTCAATCGTCTGATTTCGGCGGAGGCGGAGCTGGATTCGGAAAAAATCAAGAAGGGCAACCTGGCCGACTACGAGTGGGCGCAGCTCAACCACAAGATTTCGGCGCTGTCGTCGGCCCCGATTTTTATTGATGATACGCCCGCGCTCAGTATTCGGGAGCTGCGGGCCAAGTGCCGCCGCCTCAAGTCGCAGCACGATATCCAGCTCATTATCATCGACTACTTGCAGCTGATGAGCGGCGGCGAGGCCGGCCGGCCGGGTGGCAACCGCGAGCAGGAAATTGCCAGTATCTCGCGGGCGCTCAAGGGCATTGCGAAGGAACTGAACATCCCGGTAATTGCGCTCTCGCAGCTCTCGCGCTCGGTCGAAACGCGCGGCGGCGACAAAAAGCCCCAGCTCAGCGACCTGCGCGAATCGGGCTCTATCGAGCAGGACGCCGACATGGTTATTTTTCTGTATCGGCCTGAGTACTATAAAATTACGGAAGATGAGATGGGCAACCCGACCCAGGGCATGGGCGAGGTCATTATTGCCAAGCACCGCAACGGCTCGCTCGAAACGGTGCAGCTCAAGTTCATTGGCCGCTTCACCAAGTTTGCCGACCTCGACGGATTTGATGGGGGTAGCGACGCGGGCGGCTTCGGCGGCTACGCGCCCAGCGCCCTACCCCCCAGCAGCTTCGATGCCGAAGCCGGCGGCGGGGCCGCGCCCAACACCATCCGCCTGGGCTCGCGCATGAACGACGCGCCCGCGCCGGTGCCCTTCCCCAAAGGCAATAGCTTTGGCGAGGACCCGCCGTTTTAG
- the uxuA gene encoding mannonate dehydratase — MLPTMRWFGPTDPTSLADLRQAGCVGVVTALHHLPVGAVWPVAEIQAHQQLIEADNATHSPLYWAVVESLPVHEDIKKGKPTRDELIANYQQSLRHLAACGVHTVCYNFMPVLDWSRTDLRYELPDGSRALRFVWQDFALFDLCILQRPGAAADYEPAVAAAARAQFARLTPAEARGLTDTILLGLPGAEESFQLAGFQAMLDEYKEVDAATLREHLHYFLRAVGPVAAEVGVRLCIHPDDPPFPLLGLPRVVSTEADLADLLAAYDHPANGLTFCTGSLGVRPDNDLAGMVRRFGPRIHFAHLRSTRREANPRNFYEADHLAGDVDMYAVVRALVEEELRREAAGEEVTTLPLRPDHGHQLLSDLNTNQITYPGYSAIGRLRGLAELRGLELGIRRSLAAG, encoded by the coding sequence ATGCTGCCTACGATGCGCTGGTTCGGCCCGACCGACCCTACTTCCCTAGCTGATTTACGCCAGGCCGGCTGCGTGGGCGTGGTCACGGCCTTACACCATTTGCCGGTGGGCGCGGTGTGGCCGGTGGCCGAAATCCAGGCTCACCAGCAGCTCATTGAGGCCGATAACGCCACCCATTCGCCCCTGTACTGGGCGGTAGTCGAGAGCCTGCCCGTGCACGAGGATATCAAAAAAGGCAAGCCTACCCGCGACGAGCTAATTGCCAACTACCAGCAGTCTTTGCGCCACTTGGCGGCCTGCGGCGTGCACACGGTGTGCTACAATTTTATGCCCGTACTCGACTGGTCGCGCACCGACCTGCGCTACGAGCTGCCCGACGGCTCGCGGGCGCTACGCTTCGTGTGGCAGGATTTCGCACTCTTCGACCTCTGCATTTTGCAGCGCCCAGGGGCGGCGGCCGACTACGAGCCGGCGGTGGCCGCGGCCGCCCGCGCGCAGTTTGCCCGCCTCACGCCCGCCGAGGCGCGGGGCCTCACCGATACCATTCTGCTGGGCCTGCCAGGCGCGGAAGAAAGCTTCCAGCTGGCGGGTTTTCAGGCCATGCTGGACGAGTATAAAGAAGTAGACGCGGCGACCCTGCGCGAGCACTTACACTACTTTTTGCGGGCGGTAGGGCCGGTGGCGGCCGAGGTGGGTGTGCGCCTCTGCATTCACCCCGACGACCCGCCCTTCCCACTGCTGGGCCTACCGCGCGTGGTGAGCACCGAGGCCGACCTGGCCGACCTGCTGGCCGCCTACGACCACCCCGCCAACGGCCTCACCTTCTGCACCGGCTCGCTGGGCGTGCGCCCCGACAACGACCTGGCCGGCATGGTGCGGCGCTTCGGGCCGCGCATCCACTTCGCACACCTGCGCTCGACCCGGCGCGAGGCCAACCCACGCAACTTCTACGAGGCCGACCACCTGGCCGGCGACGTGGACATGTATGCCGTGGTGCGCGCCCTGGTCGAAGAAGAGCTGCGCCGCGAAGCCGCCGGCGAAGAAGTAACCACCCTACCCCTACGCCCCGACCACGGCCACCAACTACTCAGCGACCTGAATACCAATCAAATAACTTACCCCGGCTACTCGGCCATCGGCCGCCTGCGCGGCCTGGCCGAGCTGCGCGGCCTGGAGCTGGGCATCCGGCGGAGCCTGGCAGCCGGTTAG
- a CDS encoding GreA/GreB family elongation factor: MNIQHSPHDIYVTRLDYERLTSLVQQEYPANATQLVMALEQELTRACLVESYDILPHVVTMNSRLKLREMKGVEELHFTLVYPPEADEARERLSVLSPIGIAVLGCRLGDQFQLVYPEGVARYWVDAILHQPEAAGDWVS; the protein is encoded by the coding sequence ATGAACATTCAGCATTCACCCCACGATATTTACGTAACCAGGCTCGACTACGAGCGGCTGACTAGCCTGGTGCAGCAGGAGTACCCGGCAAATGCCACCCAGCTGGTGATGGCCCTGGAGCAGGAGTTAACGCGCGCGTGCCTGGTCGAGTCCTACGATATTCTGCCGCACGTCGTCACCATGAATTCTCGTCTCAAGCTGCGCGAGATGAAGGGCGTGGAGGAGTTGCATTTCACCCTAGTGTATCCGCCCGAGGCCGATGAGGCCCGGGAGCGGCTCTCCGTGCTGAGCCCGATTGGCATCGCGGTGCTGGGCTGCCGCCTGGGCGACCAGTTTCAGCTGGTCTACCCCGAGGGCGTGGCCCGCTACTGGGTCGATGCCATCTTGCACCAGCCCGAGGCCGCCGGCGACTGGGTAAGCTAG
- a CDS encoding fumarylacetoacetate hydrolase family protein, producing MKIICIGRNYADHIAELHNETPAAPVIFLKPETALVQRGQPFFVPAFSHDVHYELELVLRICKNGRHVEEQFAPTYFDAIGLGIDFTARDLQSELKKKGLPWELAKAFDGSAPISPTFRPVAEFADLTNINFRLDVNGDVRQQGNSGLMLHPFNKIIAFVSQYITLKQGDLIFTGTPAGVGPVQPGDELVGYLEDEKILEVPVR from the coding sequence ATGAAAATTATCTGCATCGGCCGCAACTACGCCGACCATATTGCTGAGCTGCACAACGAAACGCCGGCCGCCCCGGTCATCTTCCTCAAGCCCGAAACGGCGCTGGTGCAGCGCGGCCAGCCGTTTTTCGTGCCCGCCTTTTCCCACGATGTGCACTACGAGCTGGAGCTGGTGCTGCGCATCTGCAAAAACGGCCGCCACGTGGAGGAGCAGTTTGCCCCTACTTACTTCGACGCCATTGGCCTGGGCATCGATTTTACGGCCCGCGACCTGCAAAGCGAGCTGAAGAAAAAGGGCCTGCCCTGGGAGCTGGCCAAGGCGTTCGACGGCTCGGCTCCCATCTCGCCCACCTTCCGGCCGGTGGCCGAGTTTGCTGATTTGACCAATATCAATTTTCGGCTCGACGTGAACGGCGACGTGCGCCAGCAGGGCAATTCAGGCCTCATGCTGCACCCGTTTAATAAGATTATCGCCTTCGTGTCGCAGTACATCACCCTCAAGCAGGGCGATTTGATTTTTACGGGCACGCCCGCCGGGGTAGGTCCGGTGCAGCCCGGCGACGAGCTGGTGGGCTACCTGGAAGACGAAAAAATTCTGGAAGTGCCCGTGCGCTGA
- a CDS encoding UDP-N-acetylmuramate--L-alanine ligase, with protein MEKIHLIAVGGSIMHNLALALARRGARVTGSDDEIFEPARARLAAAGLLPPAEGWDAARVTPDLTAVIVGMHARPDNPELARAQELGLKIYSFPEYIYEASKDKQRVVIGGSHGKTSITALILHVLRFHGRQFDYAVGAQLAGFDLMVHLTDDAPVIIIEGDEYLSSPVDRRPKFHLYQHHIGVISGISWDHINVFPTEEIYREQFEIFARQTPKAGVLIYDRDDEQTQLVAVPTSPDVSYVGYGPHEHVIRDGRTYLLTKKDEEVPIQVFGEHNLRNISAAKEACKQLSIKGKDFYKAVATFKGAARRLELVREGATSVVYKDFAHAPSKLRATAAALKKQFPQRRLVACLELHTFSSLNPDFLPQYAHCFDAPDVAVAYFNPHVLAHKRLPPLAPAAVAAAFARPDLRVFTDSAELAAFLHAQAWDNTNLLLMTSGTFDGLDLEALAAEVVG; from the coding sequence TTGGAAAAAATTCATTTAATTGCCGTGGGCGGCAGCATTATGCACAACCTGGCGCTGGCCCTGGCCCGGCGCGGCGCGCGCGTGACGGGCTCGGACGACGAGATTTTTGAGCCGGCCCGCGCGCGGCTGGCCGCCGCCGGCCTCCTACCCCCTGCCGAAGGCTGGGACGCGGCCCGCGTGACGCCCGACCTTACGGCCGTGATTGTGGGCATGCACGCCCGCCCCGACAACCCCGAGCTGGCCCGCGCCCAAGAGCTGGGCCTCAAAATCTACTCCTTTCCCGAATACATCTACGAGGCCAGCAAGGATAAGCAACGCGTGGTCATTGGCGGCTCGCATGGCAAAACGAGTATCACGGCGCTCATTCTGCACGTGCTGCGGTTTCATGGGCGGCAGTTTGACTACGCGGTGGGCGCGCAACTGGCTGGCTTCGACTTGATGGTGCACTTGACGGACGATGCGCCAGTTATCATCATTGAGGGCGATGAATATTTATCGTCGCCGGTGGATAGGCGGCCCAAGTTTCACCTCTACCAGCACCACATTGGCGTGATTTCGGGCATCAGCTGGGACCACATCAACGTGTTTCCGACCGAGGAAATCTACCGCGAGCAGTTCGAGATTTTTGCCCGCCAAACGCCTAAGGCCGGCGTGCTCATCTACGACCGCGACGACGAGCAAACCCAGCTCGTGGCCGTGCCCACCAGCCCCGACGTGAGCTACGTGGGCTACGGCCCGCACGAGCACGTTATTCGCGACGGCCGCACGTATTTGCTGACCAAGAAGGACGAGGAAGTGCCCATCCAGGTATTTGGCGAGCACAACCTGCGCAACATCTCGGCGGCCAAGGAGGCGTGCAAGCAGCTGAGCATCAAGGGTAAGGACTTTTACAAAGCCGTGGCTACGTTTAAGGGCGCGGCGCGGCGGCTGGAGCTGGTGCGCGAAGGCGCTACGTCGGTGGTGTACAAGGACTTTGCCCACGCGCCCAGCAAGCTGCGCGCCACGGCGGCGGCCCTCAAAAAGCAATTCCCGCAGCGGCGGCTGGTGGCCTGCCTGGAGCTGCACACGTTCAGCTCGCTCAACCCGGATTTCCTGCCGCAGTACGCGCACTGCTTCGACGCGCCCGACGTGGCGGTGGCCTATTTCAACCCCCATGTGCTGGCGCACAAGCGCCTACCCCCCCTCGCGCCCGCGGCCGTGGCGGCCGCCTTCGCCCGGCCCGATTTGCGCGTGTTTACCGACAGCGCCGAGCTGGCCGCCTTTCTGCACGCGCAAGCCTGGGATAATACCAATCTGCTGCTAATGACGAGCGGCACGTTCGACGGGCTGGACTTGGAGGCGCTCGCGGCGGAAGTAGTGGGGTAG
- a CDS encoding T9SS type A sorting domain-containing protein, which produces MANYLFSGSVVGNRYRIDLQERNSCGWGPIVPHPLEVIDCSGGVDPFRVGTNRVASQTAAYPNPADQELTLEQGGGPVTLTDAQGRPVRSQTAEPGRVLLDTHQLPAGLYFLETRDAASQPVRQQIRVTH; this is translated from the coding sequence ATGGCCAACTACCTCTTCAGTGGCTCCGTGGTGGGCAACCGCTACCGCATCGACCTTCAGGAGCGCAACTCGTGCGGCTGGGGACCTATTGTCCCCCACCCGCTCGAAGTTATCGACTGCAGCGGCGGCGTTGACCCCTTCCGCGTGGGTACCAACCGGGTTGCCAGCCAGACTGCGGCCTATCCCAACCCCGCCGACCAAGAGCTGACCCTGGAGCAGGGCGGCGGGCCAGTGACCCTCACCGACGCGCAGGGCCGGCCCGTGCGTAGTCAAACGGCCGAGCCCGGCCGCGTGCTCCTCGACACGCACCAGCTGCCGGCCGGCCTCTACTTCCTGGAAACGCGCGACGCGGCCAGCCAGCCCGTGCGCCAGCAGATTCGCGTCACGCACTGA